Proteins encoded within one genomic window of Methanobrevibacter arboriphilus JCM 13429 = DSM 1125:
- a CDS encoding tetratricopeptide repeat protein encodes MFFIIFKGFRVRSLHKKALDCVNDGFYSDALDFYQKILEIDKEDYAAWNGKGIALSNLDSEDEALVCFDIALKIEPNCHSWYNKGLILEEKFKFEDALVAYNEALKLNQDNISLLIKIAICLTELKRYDDALKKYDEVLLIDKTSYIALYNKGIVFSHQKLYDDALKCFNKALNYFNHDLYLKEDYASILSSKGLALYKLGKKKDALIYFDNAFEISPDNFITWYNKGSALAELGMFDEALNCINETLNLNPEMEEAIELKPMILEKINNPKK; translated from the coding sequence ATGTTTTTTATTATTTTTAAAGGTTTTAGAGTTAGATCATTACATAAAAAGGCTTTGGATTGTGTTAATGATGGTTTTTATTCAGATGCTTTGGACTTTTATCAAAAAATATTGGAGATTGATAAAGAGGATTATGCTGCGTGGAATGGAAAAGGTATTGCGCTATCAAATTTAGATAGTGAAGATGAAGCTTTGGTTTGTTTTGATATTGCATTAAAAATTGAGCCTAATTGTCATTCTTGGTATAATAAAGGTCTTATTTTAGAGGAAAAATTTAAATTTGAAGATGCTTTGGTAGCTTATAATGAGGCATTAAAACTAAATCAAGATAACATTTCATTGTTGATAAAAATAGCTATTTGCTTAACTGAATTAAAAAGATATGATGATGCATTAAAAAAGTATGATGAAGTATTATTAATTGATAAAACTTCTTATATTGCTTTATACAATAAAGGCATAGTTTTTTCACATCAAAAGCTATATGATGATGCTTTAAAATGTTTTAATAAAGCTTTAAACTATTTTAATCATGATTTATATTTAAAAGAAGATTATGCTAGTATATTATCTAGTAAAGGTTTAGCATTATATAAGTTAGGTAAAAAGAAAGATGCTTTGATTTATTTTGATAATGCATTTGAAATTTCTCCAGATAATTTTATTACATGGTATAATAAGGGTTCTGCTTTAGCGGAATTAGGAATGTTTGATGAAGCTTTAAATTGTATAAATGAGACTTTAAATTTGAATCCTGAAATGGAAGAAGCTATTGAACTTAAACCTATGATTTTAGAGAAAATTAATAATCCTAAAAAGTAA
- a CDS encoding C1 family peptidase: MKTFKNLSKGMILTLILILFFLTLSITSAADIHINTTNDTLSNVVDMANDTDNIYLDTGTYNFSHISNVNGIIVNKNLTIVGKSRENTIIDAEKTGRIFNITTGNTLTLINITLINGNTAGAGGGIYSQGTLKITNTNFFNNSANVGGAIFNSGGANFSLNSSTFTNNSANNGAAIYKIGGNLNISDVEFINNSATWSNLYFINSNVTIVNSTFANISSKYAGAIYSSNGYLRIYNTSFLNIHVNETGGAIGLKDNYYAIINNSTFINTTSESNGGAIYFDSQYRYENSSGYELEIYDSDFINCSSNFGGALLLLNGDLIVSDSNFRNNSAYLDGGAIYTSFSNVFIARSNFTGNKVLYNLSDRGAQGGALYFDNSEIVLLNSTLENNSATLNGGAIYTYDTNLSVSDTIFINNSAVNGSGIYCDFSKDINLTNNQYNNDTISLNNTPYAFIMTYPGAVLALVNNSIILVNLPSKFDLRDFGWVSSVKNQGSMGACWTFGALGALESALLKATNIEYDFSENNMQNSMVQYSKYGIIGLTEGGGDWTALAYLLSWLGTFPTEYDSYDELGKISPIIVTNNDIHIQDIIIIPPRNGSMDNNLIKDAILKYGALTVSYHVNNSYFNPSTNAYYYNGSDHANHAVSVIGWDDNYSKDNFATTPIGDGAFIVKNSWGTDWADGGYFYVSYYDTSFATDGISSGYIINNTVNYNKNYQYDLSGLSRFISSPLNSTYVYYSNEFEAIEDDLIAAVGTYFDDYDNDYEISIYVNGVLKYIQEGKTNFPGFATIKLNDYIQIKKGDIFKVVMKSSVIPVMQYSRSHLLANTSFVNLGDGEWVDLYELNMTACLKVYTVKNPIITNSTIIVGPSIVDIGRNVTINGQLANYSGNGSDILNVIVDGNQILVFISNNGIWSLNYITNKTGKINVTVNYQGNENYTGFTNTTIFNVKGLLTTITMNNFKGTYNKLVTLSTTLKSNGKTLAGQTVKFYVNGKYVGQGKTNSKGVATYKYKVGKTGNLIVKGIFTNTSVYDSSSKSSKLTVPKLSELKIKNKLLVKKRTAKIKSIIANLGYNKGTFKLTFKLAKGLTYKKPKVSTGKISYNKKTKTLTWMIKNLKVNKAKSAAIKWNLKAKKGKYNLTPKLVKNNYIKLLYNNKLSFKVK, translated from the coding sequence ATGAAAACTTTTAAAAATTTATCCAAAGGAATGATACTCACTTTAATATTGATACTATTTTTCTTAACCTTATCAATTACAAGTGCAGCAGATATCCATATAAATACAACGAACGATACATTAAGCAATGTTGTAGATATGGCAAATGATACTGATAATATATATTTAGACACAGGAACATACAATTTTTCACATATAAGCAATGTTAATGGTATAATTGTAAATAAGAACTTGACAATAGTAGGTAAAAGTCGAGAAAATACAATTATTGATGCTGAAAAAACTGGAAGAATATTCAACATCACAACAGGAAACACACTCACACTCATAAACATAACATTAATCAATGGAAATACAGCAGGTGCTGGTGGAGGAATCTACTCACAAGGAACACTCAAAATAACAAATACTAATTTTTTTAATAATTCCGCAAATGTGGGTGGTGCTATTTTCAATTCAGGTGGTGCTAATTTTTCATTAAATAGTAGTACTTTTACAAATAATTCTGCAAATAATGGTGCTGCAATCTATAAAATTGGAGGTAATTTAAATATTTCTGATGTGGAATTTATAAATAATAGTGCAACATGGTCTAATCTATATTTTATAAATTCTAATGTTACCATAGTTAACTCTACTTTTGCAAATATCTCAAGTAAGTATGCAGGAGCTATTTATTCTTCAAATGGTTATTTGAGAATTTATAATACTAGTTTTCTTAATATTCATGTAAATGAAACCGGAGGGGCTATTGGTTTAAAAGATAATTATTATGCAATTATAAATAATTCTACTTTTATTAATACTACTTCTGAAAGTAATGGTGGAGCAATATATTTTGACAGTCAATATAGGTATGAAAATAGTTCTGGATATGAATTAGAAATTTATGATTCTGATTTTATTAATTGTTCATCTAATTTTGGAGGAGCATTGCTTTTATTAAATGGCGATTTAATTGTATCTGATTCTAATTTTAGAAATAATTCTGCTTATTTGGATGGTGGAGCTATTTATACATCTTTTTCTAATGTATTCATAGCAAGATCTAATTTTACAGGAAATAAAGTCTTATATAATTTATCAGATAGAGGCGCTCAAGGAGGAGCATTATACTTTGATAATTCTGAAATCGTACTTTTAAATTCAACACTTGAAAATAATTCTGCTACTTTAAATGGTGGAGCTATATATACATATGATACTAATTTATCAGTATCTGACACTATTTTTATTAACAATTCTGCAGTAAATGGAAGTGGAATATATTGTGACTTTTCTAAAGACATCAACCTTACTAACAATCAGTATAATAATGATACAATTTCTTTAAATAACACTCCTTATGCTTTTATAATGACATACCCTGGTGCTGTCTTAGCATTAGTGAATAATAGTATTATTCTTGTTAATTTACCTTCTAAATTTGATTTACGTGATTTTGGATGGGTGAGTTCGGTTAAAAATCAAGGATCAATGGGTGCTTGTTGGACATTTGGAGCTTTAGGTGCTCTTGAATCTGCTTTATTAAAAGCAACAAATATAGAATATGATTTTTCTGAAAATAATATGCAAAATTCAATGGTTCAATATTCTAAATATGGAATAATTGGATTAACAGAAGGGGGAGGAGATTGGACTGCTCTTGCTTATCTTTTAAGTTGGTTAGGTACATTTCCTACAGAATATGACAGCTATGATGAACTTGGGAAAATTTCTCCAATAATAGTTACAAATAATGATATTCATATTCAAGATATAATTATAATTCCTCCACGTAATGGTTCTATGGATAATAATCTAATTAAAGATGCTATATTAAAGTATGGTGCATTAACTGTTTCTTATCATGTAAATAATTCATATTTTAATCCAAGTACAAATGCATATTATTATAATGGATCAGACCATGCTAACCATGCAGTTTCTGTTATTGGATGGGATGATAATTATAGTAAAGATAATTTTGCAACTACTCCTATAGGTGATGGTGCTTTCATTGTTAAAAATAGTTGGGGAACTGATTGGGCAGACGGTGGTTATTTTTATGTATCCTATTATGATACTTCTTTTGCCACTGATGGTATATCTTCAGGTTATATAATAAATAATACTGTAAATTATAATAAAAATTATCAATATGATTTATCTGGTCTTTCAAGATTCATATCTTCTCCTCTTAATTCTACTTATGTTTATTATTCTAATGAGTTTGAAGCTATTGAGGATGATTTAATAGCTGCAGTAGGTACTTATTTTGATGATTATGATAATGATTATGAGATTTCAATTTATGTAAATGGTGTTTTAAAATATATTCAGGAAGGTAAGACAAATTTCCCAGGATTTGCAACTATTAAATTAAATGATTATATTCAAATTAAAAAAGGTGATATATTTAAAGTTGTTATGAAATCATCAGTAATCCCTGTAATGCAGTATAGTAGAAGTCATTTATTAGCTAATACTTCATTTGTTAATTTGGGTGATGGTGAATGGGTGGATTTATATGAATTAAATATGACTGCTTGTTTAAAAGTTTATACTGTTAAAAATCCAATAATCACTAATTCAACTATTATTGTTGGTCCATCTATTGTTGATATTGGTCGAAATGTCACTATTAATGGCCAGTTAGCTAATTACTCTGGTAATGGTTCTGATATTTTAAATGTTATTGTTGATGGAAATCAGATCTTAGTTTTTATTAGTAATAATGGTATTTGGAGTTTAAATTATATTACTAACAAAACAGGGAAAATTAATGTAACTGTTAATTATCAAGGTAATGAAAACTATACTGGATTTACTAACACTACAATATTCAATGTAAAAGGTTTATTAACCACTATAACTATGAATAATTTTAAAGGAACTTATAATAAACTAGTCACATTGTCTACTACCCTTAAATCCAATGGTAAAACTTTAGCTGGTCAAACTGTTAAGTTTTATGTTAATGGTAAATATGTAGGACAAGGAAAAACAAATTCTAAAGGAGTAGCTACTTATAAATATAAAGTTGGAAAAACAGGTAATTTAATTGTTAAAGGAATATTTACTAATACTTCAGTGTATGATAGTAGTTCTAAATCTAGTAAATTAACTGTTCCTAAATTATCTGAGTTAAAAATCAAGAATAAACTTTTAGTTAAAAAGAGAACAGCTAAAATAAAAAGTATAATAGCTAATTTGGGATATAATAAAGGAACTTTTAAATTAACTTTTAAACTAGCTAAAGGGTTAACTTATAAAAAACCTAAAGTAAGTACAGGTAAAATATCTTACAATAAGAAAACAAAAACATTAACATGGATGATTAAAAACTTAAAAGTCAACAAAGCAAAATCAGCAGCTATAAAATGGAATTTAAAAGCTAAAAAAGGCAAATATAATTTAACACCAAAACTTGTTAAAAACAATTATATAAAATTATTATATAATAATAAATTAAGTTTTAAAGTTAAATAA
- a CDS encoding AAA family ATPase, which produces MIELSVGDFLYLEKFKIKNFRLIKETTLNFNPGLNVLIGENNSGKTAIIDALRLCIGFKDQKREIYINKSDFHINNDFNLLDDIEFNLFFKINDEFEKACFIELYNPKNDCLELNFRYNLNTSAPIERINYKIWGGENEGQNISNEVFQLFYHVYLGALRDARRHLHPGRNSKLAQFFSKIDSKELSQDFDKDEMIKSLNEAIKDEKIFEFIEKAKKEYISTHLTQTTIDDIDINIKFLPHNFEDFVEKFKILLPYSNETGDLEQKYLELHQNGLGYNNLIYISILLGDLKDLNKIEKGSYVSLLVEEPEAHLHPQLQNLFFNYLNELNKELNTEKNQGFQIFVSSHSPTLTAKSDLDSLIILQNFNNSINNISMKNSNLSLDNKKYLLKFLDVTKSQLFFAKSVILVEGISEALLLPIFGEILGYNFDKQGVELVNVNGLSFKHFIPLFSKNINFENNTTKNILTSRCSIVTDDDRKNLFSRPSNTFKSLKKTEDINLRVFGGMKTFEFALFNASNKNIEILTPLYKKVHPTMGKKFSEKIKGMIYKEQFIFNNLKIKEKSEFAWELSMLLNSESEVKNKFKVPNYIVEAIEFAIGKND; this is translated from the coding sequence ATTATTGAACTTAGTGTAGGTGATTTTCTGTATCTTGAAAAATTTAAAATTAAAAATTTTAGATTAATAAAAGAAACTACTTTAAATTTTAACCCAGGTTTAAATGTATTAATTGGAGAAAATAATTCTGGAAAAACAGCTATTATTGATGCATTGAGATTATGTATTGGATTTAAAGATCAAAAAAGGGAAATTTATATAAATAAAAGCGATTTTCATATCAATAACGATTTTAACTTATTAGATGATATAGAATTTAATTTATTTTTTAAAATAAACGATGAATTTGAAAAAGCTTGTTTCATTGAATTATATAACCCAAAAAATGATTGTTTAGAACTTAATTTTAGATATAATTTAAATACTTCAGCTCCTATTGAAAGAATAAATTATAAAATTTGGGGTGGAGAAAATGAAGGTCAAAATATTTCAAATGAAGTTTTTCAGCTTTTTTATCATGTTTATTTAGGTGCATTGAGAGATGCCAGAAGACATTTACATCCAGGGAGAAATAGTAAACTAGCCCAATTTTTTTCAAAGATTGATTCTAAAGAATTGAGTCAGGATTTTGATAAAGATGAGATGATTAAAAGCTTAAATGAAGCAATTAAAGATGAAAAAATATTTGAATTCATTGAAAAAGCTAAAAAGGAATATATTAGTACTCATCTGACTCAAACTACTATTGATGACATAGATATTAATATAAAATTTTTACCACATAATTTTGAGGATTTTGTTGAAAAATTTAAAATATTATTACCATATTCCAACGAAACAGGTGATTTAGAACAAAAATATCTGGAATTGCATCAAAATGGGTTAGGATATAATAATTTAATCTATATATCGATTCTTTTAGGAGATTTGAAAGATTTAAATAAGATAGAAAAAGGTTCATATGTAAGTTTATTAGTTGAAGAGCCAGAAGCTCATTTACACCCACAACTACAAAATTTATTTTTTAATTATTTAAATGAACTGAATAAAGAGCTAAACACTGAAAAAAATCAAGGATTCCAAATTTTTGTTTCGTCCCATTCGCCCACACTAACTGCAAAATCTGATCTGGATTCGCTAATTATTTTACAAAATTTTAACAATTCTATAAATAATATTTCAATGAAAAATTCTAATTTATCATTGGATAATAAGAAGTATCTTCTTAAATTTTTAGACGTTACAAAATCACAACTATTTTTCGCTAAATCTGTTATATTAGTTGAAGGTATTTCTGAAGCATTATTATTGCCTATTTTTGGAGAAATTTTAGGATATAACTTTGATAAGCAAGGGGTTGAATTAGTAAATGTAAATGGATTATCTTTTAAACATTTTATTCCTTTATTTTCAAAAAACATTAATTTTGAAAATAATACAACAAAAAATATTTTAACATCTCGATGTTCTATAGTAACAGATGATGATAGAAAAAATCTATTTTCTAGACCATCAAATACATTTAAATCATTGAAAAAAACTGAAGATATTAATTTAAGGGTTTTTGGAGGGATGAAAACATTCGAATTTGCATTATTCAATGCTAGTAATAAAAATATAGAAATATTAACTCCTTTATATAAAAAAGTTCATCCCACCATGGGTAAAAAATTTTCTGAAAAAATAAAAGGTATGATTTACAAAGAACAGTTTATATTCAATAATCTTAAAATTAAGGAAAAATCAGAATTTGCTTGGGAATTATCTATGCTTTTAAATAGTGAATCAGAAGTTAAAAATAAATTCAAAGTTCCAAATTATATTGTGGAGGCAATAGAATTTGCCATTGGAAAAAACGATTAA
- a CDS encoding ATP-dependent helicase, producing MPLEKTIKWTKKQKEVISLEKNGKFVVKACPGSGKTTTISRKLFNIITNWNESYSGVATLSFTNVAADEIKERFIKWSNKSILFPHYIGTIDSFINKYIFLPYGHLVMGVNERPILVGEPHGKWHAKSHGCSYFDKFTYDINENIVEMGDYGLTEPELKEVKRCKKSLISSGYANQADANYFSMKILKNYPNVAKAIALRFPNFIIDEAQDTSDIQIKIFDILIKHGLNEIILIGDPEQAIYEWNNANPELFNGKFEEWEHNSIIFNKNFRSSEEICKVTSKLSEIEYSTGKEKNLDNISYIPEFIPYDNENINDIIQKYLKLCKKYSISLSKESVAVLYRSDNFLKEFLINNKYTDETIHSIWKSGKNSSPEKIAYTKDFLYGKFLWDNQNKLDGFKLIEKAIFEMYNNFTHVKQEEISEIIKNVGFYNHRTHIYNIINLLPHTSLKSNINEWIIKTNNIFHENNIEYELNMIKSKRGHAYFKEDLIFSDIFSNNLNNKDIKYHIGTVHSVKGKSFKAVLLFLKKQGAKGSHYKTLLKNNTYLCESEELRIVYVGMTRPEKILQVAVPTSEIEYWKNFFEDFKSDEKILSSQSTLFDVFS from the coding sequence TTGCCATTGGAAAAAACGATTAAATGGACTAAAAAGCAGAAAGAAGTTATTAGTTTGGAAAAAAATGGAAAATTTGTTGTTAAAGCTTGTCCTGGAAGTGGAAAAACAACTACAATATCTAGGAAACTTTTTAATATTATAACTAATTGGAATGAAAGTTATTCTGGAGTTGCAACTTTATCTTTCACTAATGTTGCAGCTGATGAAATTAAAGAGAGATTTATCAAGTGGAGCAATAAATCTATTCTTTTCCCACATTATATTGGTACAATTGATAGTTTTATAAATAAATATATATTTTTACCTTATGGTCATCTTGTTATGGGGGTTAATGAAAGACCAATTCTTGTAGGAGAACCTCATGGAAAATGGCATGCTAAATCTCATGGTTGTAGCTATTTTGACAAGTTTACTTATGATATTAATGAAAATATAGTTGAAATGGGAGATTATGGTCTAACTGAACCTGAATTAAAAGAAGTGAAAAGATGTAAAAAATCTTTAATCAGTAGTGGTTATGCTAATCAAGCCGATGCTAATTATTTTTCAATGAAAATCCTTAAAAATTATCCTAATGTTGCTAAAGCAATTGCTTTAAGATTTCCTAATTTTATAATTGATGAAGCTCAGGATACTTCTGATATTCAAATAAAAATTTTTGATATTTTAATTAAACACGGTTTGAACGAAATAATATTAATAGGTGATCCTGAACAAGCTATTTATGAGTGGAATAATGCTAATCCAGAACTTTTCAATGGTAAATTCGAGGAATGGGAACATAATTCTATAATATTCAATAAAAACTTTAGAAGCTCTGAAGAGATATGTAAAGTTACTTCTAAACTTTCAGAAATAGAATACTCAACAGGAAAAGAAAAAAATCTAGATAATATCAGCTATATTCCAGAATTCATTCCATATGATAATGAAAATATTAATGATATAATTCAAAAATATTTAAAATTATGCAAAAAATATAGTATATCTTTATCTAAAGAGTCTGTTGCAGTTTTATATAGAAGTGATAATTTTTTAAAAGAATTTTTAATTAATAACAAATATACTGATGAAACTATTCATAGTATCTGGAAATCAGGAAAAAATTCGAGTCCTGAAAAAATTGCATATACAAAAGATTTTCTGTATGGAAAATTTTTATGGGATAATCAAAACAAGCTAGACGGATTTAAATTAATTGAAAAAGCAATATTTGAAATGTATAATAATTTTACTCATGTAAAACAAGAAGAAATTTCAGAAATAATAAAAAATGTTGGCTTTTATAATCATAGAACTCATATTTATAATATTATTAATTTACTTCCACATACAAGTTTAAAATCAAATATTAATGAATGGATAATTAAAACTAACAACATATTTCATGAGAATAATATTGAATATGAGTTGAACATGATAAAAAGTAAAAGAGGTCATGCTTATTTTAAGGAAGATTTAATTTTTAGTGATATTTTTTCCAACAATCTCAATAATAAAGATATTAAATACCACATAGGTACGGTACACAGTGTTAAAGGAAAATCTTTTAAAGCAGTTTTACTTTTTTTGAAGAAACAAGGTGCAAAAGGTAGTCATTATAAAACACTTCTAAAAAATAATACTTACCTTTGTGAAAGTGAAGAATTAAGAATTGTATATGTGGGAATGACACGACCTGAGAAAATTTTACAAGTGGCAGTTCCAACAAGTGAAATTGAATATTGGAAAAACTTTTTTGAAGATTTTAAGTCCGATGAAAAGATTTTAAGTTCACAATCTACTTTATTCGATGTTTTTTCATAA
- a CDS encoding winged helix DNA-binding protein: protein MANLIAYVKSGKNRLKVLEILDKQEKLVFASDITDEVGIRVNHMGALLRELTEKGLLNNPNPSNKRQKLYEISEKGKEIVNYFNK, encoded by the coding sequence ATGGCAAACTTGATTGCTTATGTAAAATCAGGAAAAAATCGGTTGAAAGTTTTAGAAATATTAGATAAACAAGAAAAATTAGTTTTTGCTTCGGATATAACTGATGAGGTTGGAATTAGGGTTAATCATATGGGAGCATTATTAAGAGAACTAACTGAAAAAGGATTACTTAATAATCCTAACCCTTCAAATAAAAGGCAAAAATTATATGAAATTAGCGAAAAAGGGAAAGAAATAGTTAATTATTTCAATAAATAG